In the genome of Actinomycetota bacterium, the window CGCAGTGCCGTCTCGATCCGGCTCCGCTCGCCGACCGCGTCGGCGTGGTCACGCTGATGCAGCGGCGCTCCCCCGGCGATCCGGTCGTGGAGCGCAACCCTCCGGCCCTGCGACCGGCGCTTGTTCGACAGCGCCTTGCGGCACACCCCGAACAGCCAGGGAAGCGGCTCGCCGGGAATCTCGTCGAAGCGCCGCCACGCCACCAGCCAGGTCTCGGCCACCGCATCCTGGGCGT includes:
- a CDS encoding sigma-70 family RNA polymerase sigma factor, translated to AQDAVAETWLVAWRRFDEIPGEPLPWLFGVCRKALSNKRRSQGRRVALHDRIAGGAPLHQRDHADAVGERSRIETALRSLKEPDREALLLTAWEGLKPAEAAAALNCSARTFSVRLHRAKARLAKELALSEAVELLPAKRVAVEEAP